The following coding sequences lie in one Euhalothece natronophila Z-M001 genomic window:
- a CDS encoding phosphate ABC transporter permease → MLIPITREKFEQLIPLTGTAAQYRYYAGSWPDFLRKLLISFLGVVVIWLLGEITNSGGATVSLFAFIAGLYWLWSPVYWATRRNSSYRRFPYAGFWRGNVLEAFVSEELLGTEETVNEYGELVIVENRERRINLQVGDKNGFEIQIQAPLLRLHRNIKPGQVVELLALSKDPDLERISKVTDAYIPQLDIWVSNYPVLRRDIFVEVSEELSGRRRKRTKASSSRRYSRL, encoded by the coding sequence ATGCTAATTCCAATCACACGGGAAAAATTTGAGCAACTTATTCCTTTAACGGGGACAGCTGCCCAATATCGCTACTATGCTGGCAGTTGGCCAGATTTTCTTCGTAAATTACTGATTTCTTTTCTAGGAGTGGTGGTAATTTGGTTACTGGGAGAGATTACTAATAGTGGAGGAGCAACAGTTTCTCTCTTTGCCTTCATCGCTGGCTTATACTGGCTATGGTCACCAGTGTATTGGGCAACTCGACGCAATAGCAGTTATCGTCGTTTTCCTTATGCTGGGTTTTGGCGTGGAAATGTTTTAGAAGCATTTGTCAGTGAAGAATTGCTAGGAACGGAAGAAACAGTTAATGAATATGGGGAATTAGTCATTGTCGAAAACCGAGAACGACGGATTAACCTACAAGTCGGGGACAAAAATGGCTTTGAAATCCAAATTCAAGCCCCACTGCTTCGTCTCCATCGCAATATTAAACCAGGTCAAGTAGTGGAGTTACTCGCGTTATCAAAAGACCCCGATTTAGAACGGATTAGTAAAGTGACAGATGCTTATATTCCCCAGTTAGATATTTGGGTTAGCAATTATCCTGTCTTGAGACGGGATATTTTTGTAGAAGTGAGTGAAGAATTAAGTGGCAGACGCAGAAAACGAACCAAGGCAAGTTCTTCTCGTCGTTATTCTCGACTCTGA